In a genomic window of Arachnia rubra:
- a CDS encoding AMP-dependent synthetase/ligase, with translation MSLQEELLSFASSVGDMFRRRVAKTPNSLAFLDPDRAPQGPNQWSRYTWAESRVLVDQLAAGLLARGLAREQRVGIISSTRLEWILMDLAVACAAGATTTVYPNTAAGDVDFILGDSGTCIAVVEDASQLAKVNASPFLAKTIHTIVVIDASGVELNDRVISYTQLQRLGAELLDQNPGIVDEAIATTGHETLSTLIYTSGTTGQPKGVRLNHASWIYEGAGTKHWEIIDESDLQYLWLPLSHVFGKALIACQIAYGFASAVDGRIDRIVEGLGEVKPTFMCGAPRIFEKVRAAVMTSSSGLKDHVARWAFAVGRDSRSYRLAGRPMPGFLAIKYRLADALVFSKLKARLGGRMKFMISGSAKLSAQVQEWFYSAGLLIVEGYGSTETSAIAFLNLPTEPCFGSVGRVMPGIETMIADDGEVLLRGPIITPGYHNLPDITAEAFTDGWYHTGDLGEFDARGNLTITDRKKDLFKTSGGKYIAPQKVEAAITANIPYISQAIAVGDGRKYCSALLVLDPALLRIWAEKRQLGHLSYAELSQRPEIRASIEKQMVKANSRLERWETVKRFAILDHELTVGNDGVTPNMKIRRAAVTDRYADIVDSLYDTEE, from the coding sequence ATGAGTCTTCAGGAAGAACTGCTCAGCTTCGCCAGCTCGGTGGGTGACATGTTCCGGCGTAGAGTTGCCAAGACGCCCAACAGCCTGGCTTTCCTTGATCCGGATCGCGCACCGCAGGGGCCCAACCAGTGGTCCCGCTACACGTGGGCGGAGTCTCGGGTTCTGGTGGACCAGCTGGCTGCGGGTCTGCTTGCCCGGGGACTGGCCCGGGAACAGCGGGTGGGCATCATCTCCAGCACGCGGCTCGAATGGATTCTGATGGATCTCGCGGTGGCCTGCGCAGCGGGCGCCACCACGACGGTCTACCCCAACACAGCTGCTGGGGATGTGGACTTCATCCTGGGCGATTCCGGGACCTGCATCGCCGTGGTCGAGGATGCTTCACAACTGGCGAAGGTGAACGCGAGCCCGTTCCTGGCCAAGACCATCCACACGATCGTCGTCATCGACGCCAGCGGGGTGGAGCTGAACGACCGGGTCATCTCCTACACGCAGCTGCAACGCCTGGGCGCGGAACTCCTGGACCAGAACCCCGGCATCGTCGACGAGGCCATCGCCACCACCGGCCACGAAACCCTCTCTACCCTCATCTACACCTCCGGGACGACAGGCCAGCCGAAAGGGGTCCGGCTCAATCACGCATCCTGGATCTACGAGGGGGCAGGGACGAAGCACTGGGAGATCATCGACGAATCCGACCTCCAGTACCTGTGGCTCCCGCTCAGCCACGTCTTCGGCAAGGCGCTCATCGCCTGCCAGATCGCATACGGCTTCGCCTCGGCCGTCGACGGGCGCATCGACCGGATCGTCGAAGGCCTGGGAGAGGTCAAACCCACGTTCATGTGCGGCGCCCCACGCATCTTCGAGAAGGTGAGGGCTGCCGTGATGACCAGCAGCTCCGGCCTGAAGGACCACGTCGCCCGCTGGGCCTTCGCCGTCGGCCGTGACTCCCGCAGCTACCGGCTCGCGGGTCGCCCCATGCCCGGGTTCCTGGCGATCAAGTACCGGCTGGCCGACGCCCTCGTGTTCTCTAAACTGAAGGCGAGGCTGGGAGGGCGCATGAAGTTCATGATCTCGGGCTCGGCGAAGCTCTCCGCTCAAGTGCAGGAGTGGTTCTACTCCGCCGGGCTGCTGATCGTGGAGGGGTACGGGTCCACCGAGACCTCCGCGATCGCTTTCCTGAACCTGCCCACGGAACCATGTTTCGGCTCGGTCGGGAGGGTGATGCCCGGGATCGAGACCATGATCGCGGATGACGGCGAGGTGTTGTTGCGGGGGCCCATCATCACGCCTGGATATCACAACCTGCCGGACATCACAGCCGAGGCGTTCACCGACGGCTGGTACCACACGGGAGACCTGGGAGAGTTCGATGCCAGGGGCAACCTGACTATCACCGATCGCAAGAAGGACCTGTTCAAGACCTCCGGCGGCAAGTACATCGCGCCGCAGAAGGTGGAGGCGGCGATCACCGCGAACATCCCCTACATCTCCCAGGCCATCGCGGTTGGTGATGGGCGCAAATACTGTTCCGCCCTCCTGGTCCTCGATCCGGCGCTGCTGCGAATCTGGGCTGAGAAACGCCAGCTGGGCCACCTGAGCTATGCGGAGCTCAGCCAGCGTCCTGAGATCCGCGCATCGATCGAGAAGCAGATGGTGAAGGCGAATTCCCGGCTTGAGCGCTGGGAGACCGTGAAGCGATTCGCGATCCTCGACCATGAGCTGACGGTCGGCAACGATGGCGTGACCCCGAACATGAAGATCCGTCGTGCGGCGGTGACAGATCGTTACGCCGACATCGTCGACTCACTCTACGACACCGAGGAGTGA
- a CDS encoding MarR family winged helix-turn-helix transcriptional regulator, producing MTEVQWLDDDQQQIWRSWLRATHRIQSYLDADLRLDGLDLAEYEILVTLSEAPGKQLRMSELAHAVSQSRSRLTHTVKRLEVRGHAERTNCADDGRGVLASLTSAGINFLAQVAPGHVAAVRRILIDAVEPDDLEALGRACAAILAVPDYDERS from the coding sequence GTGACCGAGGTCCAATGGTTAGATGATGATCAACAGCAAATCTGGCGTTCCTGGCTGCGAGCTACTCATCGCATACAGAGCTACCTCGATGCCGATCTTCGGCTTGATGGCCTTGATCTGGCTGAATACGAGATACTCGTCACCCTCTCCGAGGCGCCGGGGAAGCAATTACGTATGAGCGAGCTGGCACACGCAGTCAGCCAGTCTCGCTCCCGCTTAACGCACACCGTCAAACGTCTCGAAGTCAGGGGGCACGCAGAACGCACGAACTGCGCCGACGACGGTCGCGGAGTATTAGCCTCGCTTACATCCGCGGGCATAAATTTCCTGGCGCAGGTCGCCCCCGGGCATGTGGCCGCGGTGCGGCGGATTCTGATTGACGCTGTTGAACCCGATGATCTAGAGGCTCTGGGCCGGGCCTGCGCTGCCATCCTGGCTGTCCCTGATTACGATGAACGTTCGTGA
- a CDS encoding LysR substrate-binding domain-containing protein, with translation MNLRDLEYLVAVAGQRSFRAAAAACGVSQPTLSVQIRKLEEELGVILVDRISSPLVLTPVGQRVAEQARKTLASAEAIHVIAQEATGTLTELRLGVFPTLGPYLLPYILPQVRRHLPDLQLLLTEEKTQLLVTMLQAGQLDAVLIAMPVTDPRLETRPLFREEFVLAAPAGHPLAAVTGAGPGEASCIPPARVAEHELLVLDEGHCLGGQVQRWADEHGVCLRQDYRATSLESMRHMIASGGGITLLPAMTVLPPVPSSHDLALRRIDPPAPSRDIALAWPHTSPRAATLEKLAQALVPAGQPAQDDAAPSEALSLPGAPLLQPLWEPVDETPER, from the coding sequence ATGAATCTGCGGGACCTTGAGTACCTCGTGGCGGTGGCCGGGCAGCGGAGTTTCCGCGCAGCGGCCGCCGCCTGCGGGGTCTCGCAGCCGACCCTGTCCGTACAGATCCGCAAACTCGAAGAAGAGCTCGGCGTCATCCTGGTCGACCGTATCTCCTCGCCTCTCGTGCTGACCCCGGTCGGGCAGCGGGTGGCTGAGCAGGCGCGCAAGACCCTGGCCAGCGCCGAAGCGATCCACGTGATCGCCCAGGAGGCAACGGGCACACTGACAGAGCTGCGGCTGGGTGTCTTCCCCACCCTGGGCCCCTATCTGTTGCCGTATATCCTCCCGCAGGTCCGGCGGCACCTCCCGGATCTCCAGCTGCTGCTCACCGAGGAGAAGACCCAGCTGCTGGTTACGATGCTGCAGGCTGGCCAGCTGGATGCGGTCCTCATCGCCATGCCCGTCACTGACCCGCGCCTGGAGACGCGTCCCCTGTTCCGTGAGGAGTTCGTCCTGGCGGCGCCCGCAGGACATCCCCTGGCCGCTGTCACCGGGGCCGGCCCAGGCGAGGCGTCTTGCATCCCGCCGGCCCGCGTCGCGGAACACGAGCTGCTGGTCCTAGACGAGGGGCACTGCCTGGGCGGGCAGGTGCAGCGGTGGGCGGACGAGCATGGGGTCTGCCTGAGGCAAGACTACCGCGCCACCAGCCTAGAGTCCATGCGGCACATGATCGCCTCAGGCGGTGGCATCACGCTGCTCCCGGCCATGACGGTCCTACCCCCCGTCCCTTCGTCTCACGACCTGGCCCTGCGCCGGATCGACCCTCCCGCACCCAGCCGGGACATCGCCCTGGCCTGGCCTCACACCTCGCCGCGCGCAGCGACCCTTGAAAAGCTCGCGCAGGCGCTGGTACCGGCGGGGCAACCAGCGCAGGACGACGCGGCCCCGTCAGAGGCGCTCTCCCTGCCCGGGGCTCCCCTGCTTCAGCCGCTGTGGGAGCCTGTGGATGAGACCCCGGAGCGTTGA
- a CDS encoding sensor histidine kinase, whose protein sequence is MRSLTTWVMVILTLLGFLAITVLMDVPSAMALLPLLFAAAGVLWIWRLARVMERRQARQLQAQQVAAAVAAERLTIARDLHDLVSHGLGLITVRAAVARSVDATSPDRLMAALGDIEQASRATTLELRRMLQVLRASQSPPLSPAPGAPNWQESITAAERAGLTVEAAGTSVAVNSNGVALAVHRILQEGLANVTRHAGPTKVRIDLTRNGDTLCLTMADEGPVPGWRARPGAGHGLLGLQERVAALGGELSHSSSPAGFRLVAELPDPEPTDA, encoded by the coding sequence ATGCGTTCGCTGACCACCTGGGTGATGGTCATTCTGACACTGCTCGGCTTCCTAGCGATCACGGTGCTCATGGATGTCCCCAGCGCCATGGCGCTGCTGCCGCTGCTGTTCGCAGCCGCCGGGGTCCTCTGGATCTGGCGGCTGGCCCGGGTCATGGAGCGCCGCCAGGCCAGGCAGCTGCAGGCCCAGCAGGTGGCAGCTGCGGTGGCGGCGGAGCGGCTGACGATAGCCCGCGACCTCCACGACCTGGTGTCCCACGGCCTCGGTCTGATCACGGTGCGGGCCGCCGTGGCCCGTAGCGTGGACGCCACCTCACCGGACCGTCTGATGGCTGCGCTCGGTGACATCGAGCAGGCCAGCCGGGCCACCACCCTGGAGCTGCGCCGGATGCTCCAGGTCTTGCGCGCCAGCCAGTCACCGCCGCTGTCACCAGCTCCGGGAGCGCCAAACTGGCAGGAGAGCATCACAGCCGCCGAACGGGCAGGGCTAACGGTTGAGGCCGCAGGAACCAGTGTGGCTGTCAACAGCAACGGGGTGGCGCTGGCCGTCCACCGCATCCTCCAGGAGGGGCTGGCGAACGTGACCAGGCATGCCGGTCCCACGAAGGTCCGCATCGATCTGACCCGCAACGGGGACACGCTCTGCCTCACTATGGCGGACGAGGGCCCGGTTCCGGGGTGGCGGGCGCGTCCCGGCGCGGGCCATGGCCTGCTGGGCCTTCAGGAACGCGTCGCCGCCCTGGGCGGGGAGCTCAGCCACAGCTCCTCCCCCGCGGGTTTCCGCCTCGTGGCTGAGCTCCCAGACCCAGAGCCTACCGATGCCTGA
- a CDS encoding ATP-binding protein: protein MELRDRHLGPIAGEVMGTFPAMMLLGARQVGKSTLTHLLDLPQARYMTLDDTATLNSALEDPVGFITSGGTETLVIDELQRCPELLLEIKASIDRDRRPGRFLLTGSADLLRLERTPDSLAGRAILMNLEGFSQGELRRKQDDFITHLETVGPGHSKNSALSRPDYAGILIRGGFPEVQDLSARSRRLWFSSYMSQIVQRDARDTIATNQPERLASILDVIAANQGGELVKSHLASQAELPASTANLYLDALQRLYMIYLLPPWTNNSLKRVTGKPKAGIRDVGLASHLLGTTSERLASTTSPHIGGLLESFVATELMKQQGWSESDFTLGHYRDSLGSEIDIIVEMSDESVWGIEVKATQTLRTDHFKHLKKLKERLGDRCRGGIVLSLYPQNVGMGPGFWGMPVSALWEH from the coding sequence ATGGAGTTGCGAGATCGTCACCTGGGACCAATCGCCGGCGAGGTCATGGGCACATTCCCAGCGATGATGCTGCTTGGCGCCCGTCAGGTCGGGAAGTCAACACTCACTCACCTGCTGGACCTGCCGCAGGCCAGGTATATGACCTTGGACGATACGGCCACCCTGAACAGTGCCTTGGAAGATCCTGTTGGCTTCATCACCTCTGGTGGAACAGAAACTCTGGTGATCGATGAGCTGCAGAGATGTCCAGAGCTTCTACTGGAGATAAAGGCCAGCATCGATAGGGACCGTCGCCCAGGTCGTTTCCTCCTGACCGGCTCCGCCGATCTGTTACGCCTGGAAAGGACCCCCGACTCCCTGGCTGGCCGGGCCATCCTGATGAATCTCGAGGGATTTTCACAAGGCGAGCTGCGCCGCAAACAGGATGATTTCATCACACATCTGGAAACCGTTGGCCCAGGACACAGCAAAAACTCAGCATTAAGCAGGCCTGACTACGCTGGAATACTTATCCGGGGAGGTTTCCCAGAGGTGCAGGATCTCAGCGCACGCTCTCGCCGCCTGTGGTTTAGCTCCTATATGAGTCAAATAGTTCAACGCGACGCCCGTGACACGATTGCAACGAACCAGCCTGAGCGCCTGGCCAGCATCCTCGACGTGATTGCCGCAAACCAGGGAGGAGAACTCGTCAAGTCTCACCTGGCTTCACAAGCCGAGCTTCCGGCCTCCACCGCCAACCTCTACCTGGATGCGCTTCAACGTCTCTACATGATTTACCTCCTGCCCCCCTGGACCAATAACTCCTTGAAACGGGTCACAGGAAAGCCAAAGGCAGGCATCAGGGACGTCGGCTTGGCCTCACACCTTCTGGGGACGACATCAGAGCGCCTCGCCAGCACGACAAGTCCTCACATAGGGGGATTGCTGGAGAGCTTCGTGGCGACCGAACTGATGAAACAACAGGGGTGGTCGGAATCCGATTTCACCCTGGGGCATTATCGCGACTCCCTGGGAAGCGAGATCGACATCATCGTCGAAATGTCGGATGAAAGTGTATGGGGAATCGAGGTAAAGGCGACACAGACGCTGCGCACTGACCATTTCAAGCACCTGAAGAAGCTCAAGGAGAGACTCGGTGACCGCTGCCGAGGTGGCATTGTCTTGAGTCTATATCCCCAGAATGTAGGCATGGGGCCTGGTTTCTGGGGAATGCCAGTCTCAGCTCTCTGGGAACACTGA
- a CDS encoding FAD-binding and (Fe-S)-binding domain-containing protein: MNPVKQFRDRLGDLTRLLDDSTLTRAIYSSDASLYRVPPLLVAYPEDRDQLIAVARAALACRLPVTVRGAGTSCAGNAVGEGLVIDVAKHLNHIHVIDEETRTAVIDPGVVQEKLQRAAAPHGLRLGPDPSTSSRCTVGGMIGNNACGPRALGYGRMSDNVVELEIIDGHGQLRVLGHDDFPELRSLVMANLGVIRTQFGRFSRQVSGYSMEHLLPERRFNVAKFFAGTEGTLGIITRATVRLTPDPPHRLMVALGYPSMDRAGDDISRLLKFRPTACEGLDRRIVDVVIRKRGTGSVGRLPDGEGWMFVELAGEDPAEVHARAEALLAEAATDAGWIVEDQAQATSLWKLRADGAGLAGVSLDKPAYGSWEDAAVPPEHLGDYLRDFESLLARHGLHSMPYGHFGDGCVHARIDFPFEAPDGQARYRAFMLEAAELVASHGGSMSGEHGDGRARSELLPRMYSPEALRLFGEVKHLFDPENLLNPGVLVDPAPTDANLRMVAATVSPLNVADPAFVTQVHQCSGVGKCLSNTTAAGGVMCPSYQATRDEKDSTRGRARALQEMVNGSLITGGWRSPEVAEALDLCLSCKGCSRDCPTGIDMAAYKARVTYERLKGRLRPRNHYSLGWLPRWGRLITKIPGIGPLINIVGAAPGLGAVMKWAAGVDGRRQIPRFASRSARRRTPLPTGGSKGPVLIWVDSFSDCFESGSFAAMVQVLARLGYEPQVLDERACCGLTWISTGQLDGARRQLRHAAAVLAPFVAGGIPIIGVEPSCTSVWRSDAPELLPQDENVKALRGKVLTLAEFLTQDPDLQPPDLSGHTIVAQPHCHHASVIGWQADQALVKATGADLVQVGGCCGLAGNFGVEIGHHEVSVKVFEHDLGPAVEAHPEAIVLADGFSCQTQLKGLAGRDSMSLAELFATYPPAAR, translated from the coding sequence GTGAATCCAGTCAAGCAGTTTCGTGACCGACTAGGTGACTTAACCCGCTTACTGGATGATTCGACGCTCACCCGCGCCATCTATTCCTCCGACGCCTCCCTGTACCGGGTGCCACCTCTGCTGGTGGCATACCCCGAGGACCGCGATCAGCTGATCGCGGTGGCGCGTGCTGCCCTGGCCTGCCGCCTACCGGTCACGGTGCGTGGCGCGGGGACTTCCTGTGCAGGCAACGCCGTCGGGGAAGGCCTCGTGATAGACGTCGCCAAACACCTGAACCACATCCACGTCATCGACGAGGAAACCCGCACCGCTGTGATCGACCCTGGGGTGGTCCAGGAGAAATTGCAGCGGGCGGCTGCACCCCATGGGCTGAGGCTCGGCCCCGACCCGTCCACCTCGTCGAGGTGCACCGTCGGCGGGATGATCGGGAACAACGCCTGTGGACCGCGGGCGCTGGGCTATGGCCGCATGTCTGACAACGTGGTGGAGCTGGAGATCATCGACGGCCACGGCCAGCTGCGGGTCCTGGGCCACGACGACTTCCCGGAGCTGCGTTCCCTGGTGATGGCGAACCTGGGTGTGATCCGGACCCAGTTCGGCCGGTTCTCACGCCAGGTCTCCGGCTACTCCATGGAGCATCTGCTGCCCGAGAGACGCTTCAACGTGGCGAAGTTCTTCGCAGGTACCGAGGGCACCCTCGGGATCATCACCCGCGCCACGGTGCGCCTGACCCCCGATCCGCCGCATCGCCTGATGGTGGCGCTCGGCTATCCGTCGATGGACCGCGCCGGCGACGACATCTCCCGCCTGCTGAAATTCCGGCCCACGGCCTGCGAGGGACTGGACCGCCGCATCGTCGATGTCGTGATCCGCAAACGCGGAACCGGTTCCGTCGGGCGGCTGCCGGACGGCGAAGGCTGGATGTTCGTCGAACTGGCCGGCGAGGATCCGGCCGAGGTCCACGCCCGCGCCGAAGCCCTGCTGGCTGAGGCCGCCACGGACGCGGGATGGATCGTCGAGGATCAGGCACAGGCCACGTCGCTGTGGAAACTACGAGCGGACGGGGCCGGCCTGGCGGGGGTGTCGCTGGACAAACCCGCCTACGGCAGCTGGGAGGATGCGGCGGTTCCCCCAGAGCACCTGGGCGACTACCTGCGCGACTTCGAGTCCCTCCTGGCGCGGCATGGCCTGCACTCGATGCCCTACGGCCACTTCGGCGACGGCTGCGTCCATGCCCGCATCGACTTTCCCTTCGAGGCCCCAGACGGCCAGGCCCGGTACCGCGCCTTCATGCTGGAGGCGGCCGAGCTGGTGGCCTCGCACGGCGGGTCGATGTCCGGAGAGCACGGTGACGGGCGCGCCCGCTCGGAGCTGCTCCCCAGGATGTACTCCCCCGAGGCGCTGAGGCTGTTCGGCGAGGTCAAGCATCTGTTCGACCCCGAGAACCTCCTCAACCCCGGGGTGCTGGTCGACCCCGCTCCCACGGACGCGAACCTCCGGATGGTGGCTGCCACCGTCTCTCCGCTCAATGTGGCAGATCCCGCGTTCGTGACCCAGGTGCACCAGTGCTCCGGGGTCGGGAAATGCCTGTCCAACACCACCGCAGCCGGCGGCGTGATGTGCCCCAGCTACCAGGCCACCCGCGACGAGAAGGACTCCACCCGGGGCCGAGCCAGAGCGTTGCAGGAGATGGTCAACGGCTCCCTCATCACCGGCGGATGGCGATCCCCGGAGGTGGCCGAGGCTCTCGACTTGTGCCTGTCGTGCAAGGGATGCTCCCGCGACTGCCCCACCGGCATCGACATGGCCGCCTACAAAGCACGTGTCACCTACGAGCGTCTCAAGGGACGGCTGCGGCCCCGCAACCACTACTCGCTGGGCTGGCTGCCGCGCTGGGGACGGCTCATCACGAAGATCCCCGGCATCGGGCCGCTAATCAATATCGTGGGCGCCGCACCAGGGCTCGGGGCGGTCATGAAATGGGCTGCCGGGGTCGATGGCAGGCGTCAGATCCCCCGGTTCGCATCGCGGTCGGCCCGTCGCCGCACTCCTCTGCCCACGGGCGGCTCCAAGGGGCCTGTCCTGATCTGGGTGGACTCGTTCAGCGACTGCTTCGAGTCGGGGTCCTTCGCGGCGATGGTGCAGGTCCTGGCCCGGCTCGGCTACGAGCCCCAGGTCCTGGACGAACGGGCATGCTGCGGCCTGACGTGGATCTCGACGGGGCAGCTCGACGGCGCCCGCCGCCAGCTCCGGCACGCGGCCGCCGTGCTGGCGCCGTTCGTTGCCGGCGGGATCCCCATCATCGGGGTTGAGCCGAGTTGCACCAGCGTGTGGCGCTCCGACGCCCCCGAGCTGCTGCCCCAGGACGAGAATGTGAAGGCGCTGAGGGGAAAGGTCCTGACGCTGGCGGAATTCCTGACCCAGGACCCGGACCTCCAGCCCCCCGATCTGAGCGGGCACACCATCGTCGCCCAGCCCCACTGCCATCACGCCTCCGTGATCGGCTGGCAGGCCGACCAGGCCCTGGTGAAGGCGACCGGGGCCGATCTGGTGCAGGTGGGTGGCTGCTGTGGCCTGGCTGGCAACTTCGGCGTCGAGATCGGACACCACGAAGTGAGCGTCAAGGTCTTCGAGCACGACCTGGGACCCGCGGTCGAGGCCCATCCGGAGGCCATCGTGCTGGCCGACGGCTTCAGCTGCCAGACCCAGCTGAAAGGCCTGGCAGGCCGCGACTCAATGAGCCTCGCCGAGCTATTCGCCACCTACCCACCCGCCGCCCGCTGA
- a CDS encoding acyl-CoA thioesterase: MFRTTIALRWSDVDAQGHVNNAVVADYLQEVRVAFFRSGPCTELLDAGVVVVGHQIRYLAPITYSDAGIGAEIVVSRLGGARFDVAYSLFQDATRVVEARTVLCPFDFESQVPTRLALTDREWLATHQAEAQPLQPLEVPDLGRSGSVTPCPVRWSDLDSYGHVNNVKVLDYLMQARITVTTSWSPGMARSGTPGAQLNWLIARQDVDYVNQIPHRLAPYAVRTAPAALGRTSVTLTAEIFNPDDGTPFARGRTILVAADQAGKPIELPEQVRQDLTERLIS; this comes from the coding sequence ATGTTCCGCACCACGATTGCGCTGCGCTGGTCCGACGTCGACGCCCAAGGGCATGTCAACAACGCTGTGGTGGCTGACTACCTGCAGGAGGTGCGGGTTGCCTTCTTCCGGTCCGGGCCCTGCACCGAGCTGCTCGACGCCGGGGTTGTGGTGGTCGGGCACCAGATCCGCTACCTGGCTCCGATCACCTATTCAGACGCCGGCATCGGCGCCGAGATCGTGGTCTCCCGCCTGGGGGGAGCCCGGTTCGACGTGGCTTATTCGTTGTTCCAGGACGCCACAAGGGTGGTGGAGGCCAGGACGGTGCTGTGCCCATTCGACTTCGAGTCCCAGGTGCCCACCCGCCTGGCCCTGACCGACCGGGAATGGCTAGCCACCCATCAGGCTGAGGCGCAGCCCCTGCAGCCCCTCGAGGTGCCGGACCTCGGCCGGAGCGGATCCGTGACGCCTTGCCCGGTGCGCTGGTCCGATCTGGACTCCTACGGACACGTCAACAATGTGAAGGTCCTCGACTACCTGATGCAGGCGCGCATCACCGTCACCACCTCATGGAGCCCCGGCATGGCGCGCTCCGGAACCCCAGGAGCCCAGCTGAACTGGCTCATCGCCCGGCAGGACGTCGACTACGTCAACCAGATTCCCCACCGGCTGGCGCCGTACGCGGTGCGCACCGCCCCGGCAGCCCTCGGCCGCACATCGGTGACCCTCACCGCTGAGATCTTCAATCCCGACGACGGCACCCCCTTTGCCCGTGGCCGCACCATCCTGGTCGCCGCGGACCAGGCCGGGAAGCCCATCGAGCTGCCAGAGCAGGTCAGGCAGGACCTCACGGAGCGGCTGATTAGCTGA
- a CDS encoding ATP-binding cassette domain-containing protein translates to MIRFDKVSKTRGGRRILEAVSFEARPGRVTGFVGPNGAGKSSSLRILLGLDRAAAGKATIDGRAYRDLHHPLRHVGSMLGGAAAHPSRTARAHLRWVAASNGIPASRVPQVLQEVGLAADANRRVGTYSLGMGQRLGLATALLGKPERLVLDEPVNGLDPQGVRWIRQLLRAHADAGGTVLLSSHLIGELAEIVDDVVVIAEGRIRAQGSIEDVQAGYPSLEEAFFAHVEGRA, encoded by the coding sequence ATGATCAGATTCGACAAGGTCTCCAAAACCCGTGGCGGCCGCCGGATACTCGAAGCGGTGAGCTTCGAGGCGCGTCCCGGACGGGTGACAGGATTCGTGGGGCCGAACGGCGCCGGCAAGTCATCGAGCCTACGCATCCTCCTCGGCCTGGACCGGGCTGCGGCGGGCAAAGCCACCATCGACGGCCGCGCGTACCGGGACCTCCATCACCCTCTGCGGCACGTCGGCTCCATGCTGGGCGGGGCCGCGGCGCACCCATCGCGCACCGCACGGGCCCATCTGCGCTGGGTGGCGGCCAGCAACGGCATCCCGGCCTCACGGGTGCCGCAGGTCCTCCAGGAGGTTGGGTTGGCGGCCGACGCCAATCGGCGGGTGGGCACCTATTCGCTGGGCATGGGGCAGCGACTCGGATTGGCGACCGCCCTGCTGGGGAAACCGGAGCGGTTGGTCCTCGACGAACCGGTCAACGGCCTCGACCCACAGGGTGTCAGGTGGATCCGCCAGCTGCTTCGCGCCCATGCCGATGCGGGAGGCACAGTGCTGCTCTCCAGTCATCTCATCGGCGAGCTCGCGGAGATCGTTGATGACGTGGTGGTGATAGCGGAGGGCAGGATCCGGGCCCAGGGCAGCATCGAGGACGTCCAGGCCGGGTATCCCAGCCTGGAGGAGGCCTTCTTTGCGCACGTGGAGGGCCGGGCATGA